A single region of the Cucumis melo cultivar AY chromosome 3, USDA_Cmelo_AY_1.0, whole genome shotgun sequence genome encodes:
- the LOC103485379 gene encoding uncharacterized protein LOC103485379 isoform X2: MKFAVKAWSNGKARTGFLQLGNCPAAIDTPALLLSTSKGLPNFISPDLLPSLPSPDSHILQFSPLHFLEGPSSKTISSIGGLQHLLGLHEYGFAAVARDSVQCLPQCDATNKFGASFETTCGRRLIRPVEYIEMISSMKPDIWASLADEVPSWVSDKRNKTSVDRTVKWLDECITLNSTGGAVFGAIVGGNDLEERQRCAVEVVKRNVSGYWIGGFGFGESMDERPSLLDAVTDVLPEEMPRMICGLGLPDIFKALWKTSDPRRVNILIWIMAFGLLNYSIMQGKIPNECLLPSVCPLCLKYGEDLLHLFVLCPYYFNCWRSIFFILMWFGLSMAPLA, from the exons ATGAAATTCGCTGTGAAGGCATGGAGCAACGGCAAGGCGCGCACTGGATTTCTGCAGCTCGGAAACTGCCCTGCCGCCATTGACACTCCGGCGTTGCTTCTCTCTACTAGCAAAGGACTTCCTAATTTCATCTCTCCTGATCTTCTTCCCTCTCTCCCTTCCCCTGATTCTCACATCCTCCAATTCAGTCCTCTTCACTT CTTGGAAGGCCCTTCATCGAAAACAATATCAAGTATTGGAGGGCTCCAGCATTTACTTGGTTTGCATGAATATGGATTTGCTGCTGTAGCGAGAGATTCTGTTCAGTGCCTTCCACAATGTGATGCTACAAATAAATTTGGAGCATCTTTTGAGACAACTTGTGGTCGTCGTTTG ATTAGACCCGTTGAGTACATTGAAATGATTTCATCCATGAAACCAGACATTTGGGCATCCTTGGCTGATGAAGTGCCATCATGGGTTTCAGATAAAAGGAATAAAACATCAGTGGATCGAACAGTTAAATGGCTGGATGAATGCATCACATTGAACTCA aCAGGTGGGGCTGTTTTTGGAGCTATTGTTGGAGGCAATGATCTTGAAGAACGCCAAAGATGTGCTGTGGAGGTTGTTAAGCGTAATGTATCAG GTTACTGGATTGGAGGTTTTGGGTTTGGAGAAAGCATGGATGAGCGTCCTTCCCTTCTTGATGCTGTTACG GATGTTTTACCAGAGGAAATGCCGCGTATGATCTGTGGGCTCGGACTTCCAG ATATCTTCAAAGCTCTTTGGAAGACCAGCGATCCAAGGAGAGTCAACATATTAATTTGGATTATGGCATTTGGTCTCCTAAACTACTCAATAATGCAAGGAAAAATCCCCAATGAGTGCTTGCTGCCTTCGGTGTGCCCTCTATGCTTAAAATACGGTGAGGATTTACtacatttatttgttttatgCCCCTATTACTTCAATTGCTGGAGAagcattttctttattttaatgtGGTTTGGGCTTTCGATGGCTCCGTTGGCATAA
- the LOC103485379 gene encoding uncharacterized protein LOC103485379 isoform X1 — MKFAVKAWSNGKARTGFLQLGNCPAAIDTPALLLSTSKGLPNFISPDLLPSLPSPDSHILQFSPLHFLEGPSSKTISSIGGLQHLLGLHEYGFAAVARDSVQCLPQCDATNKFGASFETTCGRRLIRPVEYIEMISSMKPDIWASLADEVPSWVSDKRNKTSVDRTVKWLDECITLNSTGGAVFGAIVGGNDLEERQRCAVEVVKRNVSGYWIGGFGFGESMDERPSLLDAVTDVLPEEMPRMICGLGLPEEILQGIAAGVDLFDSAYIYHLTLGGFALTFPLDGIVEKQPAAHLIDNAIDMTKINLRATIYRKDTSPILEGCTCYTCLNHTKAYINHLLNVHEMLAQILLEIHNTHHYLGFFRSIREAIKVGKFQQFHQKFVEERRNHLTLPKSALSC, encoded by the exons ATGAAATTCGCTGTGAAGGCATGGAGCAACGGCAAGGCGCGCACTGGATTTCTGCAGCTCGGAAACTGCCCTGCCGCCATTGACACTCCGGCGTTGCTTCTCTCTACTAGCAAAGGACTTCCTAATTTCATCTCTCCTGATCTTCTTCCCTCTCTCCCTTCCCCTGATTCTCACATCCTCCAATTCAGTCCTCTTCACTT CTTGGAAGGCCCTTCATCGAAAACAATATCAAGTATTGGAGGGCTCCAGCATTTACTTGGTTTGCATGAATATGGATTTGCTGCTGTAGCGAGAGATTCTGTTCAGTGCCTTCCACAATGTGATGCTACAAATAAATTTGGAGCATCTTTTGAGACAACTTGTGGTCGTCGTTTG ATTAGACCCGTTGAGTACATTGAAATGATTTCATCCATGAAACCAGACATTTGGGCATCCTTGGCTGATGAAGTGCCATCATGGGTTTCAGATAAAAGGAATAAAACATCAGTGGATCGAACAGTTAAATGGCTGGATGAATGCATCACATTGAACTCA aCAGGTGGGGCTGTTTTTGGAGCTATTGTTGGAGGCAATGATCTTGAAGAACGCCAAAGATGTGCTGTGGAGGTTGTTAAGCGTAATGTATCAG GTTACTGGATTGGAGGTTTTGGGTTTGGAGAAAGCATGGATGAGCGTCCTTCCCTTCTTGATGCTGTTACG GATGTTTTACCAGAGGAAATGCCGCGTATGATCTGTGGGCTCGGACTTCCAG AGGAAATCTTGCAGGGCATTGCTGCGGGAGTTGATCTCTTTGACTCTGC GTACATATATCATTTAACCCTCGGAGGCTTTGCTCTCACCTTCCCACTTGATGGAATTGTGGAGAAACAGCCTGCAGCGCACCTGATAGACAATGCAATTGATATGACAAAGATTAACCTAAGAGCAACAATTTATCG GAAAGATACATCACCAATTCTTGAGGGGTGTACTTGCTATACTTGCCTGAATCATACGAAGGCTTATATAAATCACTTGCTAAATGTCCATGAAATGCTGGCGCAGATACTGCTGGAGAT ACACAACACTCATCATTATTTAGGATTTTTTCGATCAATCCGAGAAGCAATCAAGGTAGGCAAATTTCAGCAATTTCACCAGAAGTTTGTTGAGGAGAGGCGCAACCATCTAACCTTGCCAAAATCAGCACTCAGCTGTTGA